A single region of the Oncorhynchus tshawytscha isolate Ot180627B unplaced genomic scaffold, Otsh_v2.0 Un_contig_4237_pilon_pilon, whole genome shotgun sequence genome encodes:
- the LOC112241927 gene encoding neutral amino acid transporter A, which yields MVAVGNDTNGTILYQKVPVGTEPDGMNILGLVLFAMVFGVALRKLGEEGEELIRFFNAFNEATMVLVSWIMWYVPFGIMFLVGSKIVEMEDVVLLVTSLGKYIFASVLGHIIHGGVILPLIYFGFTRKNPFSFLSGLITPFTTAFATCSSSATLPSMMKCVEENNGVDKRISRFILPIGATVNMDGAAIFQCVAAVFIAQLNNIELNAGQIFTILVTATASSVGAAGIPAGGIITIAIILEAIGLPTNDLSLMLAVDWIVDRTTTVVNVEGDALGAGILHHINQQEMKKQHLGEELAEVLVEAVANTQADEETSPLVTHQTLGSAGDQSPRESAEAIESVL from the exons ATGGTCGCCGTGGGAAACGACACCAATGGAACCATCCTCTACCAGAAG GTTCCTGTGGGCACAGAACCAGATGGTATGAACATCTTGGGCCTGGTTCTCTTTGCCATGGTGTTCGGTGTGGCACTGAGGAAgctgggagaggaaggggaggagctcATACGCTTCTTCAACGCTTTCAATGAAGCCACCATGGTGCTGGTGTCCTGGATCATGTG GTACGTCCCGTTCGGCATCATGTTCCTGGTGGGAAGTAAgatagtggagatggaggatgtGGTTCTGTTGGTGACCAGTCTGGGGAAATACATATTTGCCTCCGTCCTGGGTCATATCATCCACGGGGGGGTTATCCTGCCTCTCATCTACTTTGGGTTCACACGCAAGAACCCCTTCAGCTTCCTGTCCGGCCTCATCACGCCCTTCACCACCGCCTTCGCCACCTGCTCCAG CTCGGCGACCCTGCCCTCCATGATGAAGTGTGTAGAGGAGAACAACGGAGTGGACAAGCGGATCAGTCGTTTCATCCTTCCCATCGGAGCCACCGTCAACATGGACGGGGCGGCCATCTTCCAGTGTGTCGCGGCTGTCTTCATCGCTCAGCTCAACAACATAGAGCTCAACGCCGGTCAGATCTTCACCATCCT TGTGACAGCCACAGCGTCCAGTGTGGGCGCAGCGGGCATCCCAGCCGGGGGCATCATCACCATCGCCATCATCCTGGAGGCTATCGGCCTGCCCACCAACGACCTGTCACTCATGCTGGCCGTCGACTGGATCGT GGACCGCACCACCACCGTAGTGAACGTGGAGGGAGACGCCCTGGGGGCAGGGATCCTCCACCACATCAACCAACAGGAGATGAAGAAACAACACCTGGGGGAGGAGCTAGCGGAGGTCCTGGTGGAAGCGGTGGCCAACACCCAGGCTGACGAGGAGACCTCCCCGCTCGTCACGCACCAAACCCTGGGTTCAGCAGGTGACCAATCCCCCAGGGAGAGCGCGGAAGCCATTGAGTCTGTCCTGTGA